The Chrysemys picta bellii isolate R12L10 chromosome 16, ASM1138683v2, whole genome shotgun sequence DNA window AGCCATGTTCTGAGACATCAAACTCTAGAGCAGATATCCTCTGACTGCAGCTTGCAAGTAGCTCTTTAatttgtctcctgcagctctttgcagcacctaTTACAACAGTGATTTAATCACTCAGGATGCTTTTCTTATATTAATTTGCACAAAGCCATTGATGTTGCTGTGAACATATAAAACTAAAGCTTTCCCATGTCATAATGTTTAAATATAAATctgtagtaaatgaaacaattaatTCACACCACTGGGGCATGTTTGGGATAATGATTGCTAATGTGGCTTCTGAACCACTCAGGTCTGAGTATTGCTGCTCTAGAGTTAAACTTTTGAGGCTATGGGTATACCCTACAAGTGAAGGATGTAGGATTCTCCACAGGTAACCTTTACATGCTGGTTCCCCTCAGCCTCTAGGAGAGAACTGTGCCATGGGCTGTTGAGATgccagggatggggtgggggagacttgCCAGAGCAGTGTAGCTGGAGAGACTTGGCTGGTGGCTCCAGTAAATGGACCTTCCCAAAGTCAGACTGGATTACACCTAATTAAACATGAGGCTGCAGGAGTTGGAAGCCTCAGGGCTGAACTGATTTCTGTGATCAAACAGAGGTAGATCTACTGCAGCTCTTTAAACAGCTGCAAAGCTCTCTACCAAAGTGATCTCCTAGGATAACAAGAGctgttctccctctcccacctgcTCTGGTGTTTGTGATATAGCTACAATTAAATATCTGCTCTTCACAGCAGACACTTTATGGTTTATCCCCCACCATTGTAGCAACAAACACCCTGTTTGGGTGCAGTATAAATGACTATCCCTTTTGGATTTCTGGGGGAGAGTTCAGTATTTTTCTTGTAAGTGGCTAAGCCTGTACTGTTCTTTCCTTTCTGCTTGCACAAAGCCACCAGCATCTAAGGAAACTACACTGCTAGCCTCTAAACTCAAAGGGCTGCCTGCACCATGCTTATTAACACAGCTGTCTAGTAGGATTCAGGGGGGCAAGCTGCAAGAGGCCTGTACCTCAGTAATCCAAAACTATGATGGCTTAGAGCTAAGGCCCATGTGAACTGCCAGCAGTGGCCTGGTCCTCTGCAGAACAGGCCCTGCACCCTTGTGGTAAAGATAGAAATATAGGTAACATTCACCTTTTTTCAGACTGACCTCTGGGAGGTGAAGCAACACAGCTGTAGAGGAAAAGTTTGCATTTTAACCTGCTGCTGTCCTCAGCTGCTCCCACACACAATAGGAGCTAATCCATTAACCAGTGTGAAATAATGTGATGACCATTCCCAGTTAATTTGTTCCTTTTGTCTTCTCCTTCCATAACTACACTGGAGGTGTTGCTTGTAGTAACGATTAGCCCTTCTAAGCCTGTGATTCTATACCTGGATGCAAAAATGGGTTTGTAAACTGCCTTTCAAAAGTAGTGAGGCCTACCATGTCTTTAACCTGCATTTTATCTGCTCCCCTACACTTCTATCAGTAAAGCAATAATACACAGCTGGTGGGAGTATATTATTCAGGTGGAGTGGGAGCTGAATAGGGGATTAGCTAAAGAGAGCCAGCTGACCACTGGCTAGACTCTGCACAGATTGTAGCTGTATCACAGACTGGCAATTCTTTTCCTGTAGACTTCAGTACAATTAAATACTAAAAACAGCTCAAAGTAAACCTGGGATCAGTGAGTGGTAGATGGGGTTCTTTTTGACTGATTGCATAATATTTGATCTAATCACAACAAGGAACATATGACTGAGAATACCCTTTGCAATCATTTTATGAAATAGCAGCAAAGGAAACAGATTAACCCACTTTCCATGCTCTGTTATGTGACTGCAGGGAACTCTCCTGAGAACAGCTGTCAGTTTCCCTCCTCTGCATTTCTGCTTTGCAATGGATGCGGGAGAGGCAGAGAGTTAATCTGGACAGCTACCCGTGACCCTGCTGCGTTTACCAGACTGAGTGTGCAGAGAGGCCAAGTATCTCAGACTGGACAAGCAGTAGCAGGCAAGCCCAGCTGCTTTGCCTTCCCACACTGCTTGGAGGGGGAAGTCACCAGTGTTAATGCTGCAGTCAGCCGTCTTTCTCACATGCTTTGGGCGTGTAAGATTTTATCAGCAGGTATCTTTGTCTCCCCTGAACTTTCATTAAATAACTGGTAGGAGAATCTCCCATCCCTGTATTCTAGCAGCAGGATCGCCCCCAGCTGAAGAACAGTCTACAGCCCTAGCTGCAAAGCAATAGACAAAGTTGGGCAGCTCATGGCCTTCCCTGTTGGCTTTATACATTTGGCCTGAACAGCCAGATTGTTAATAAACAAGATGAAAAATATAACCTCATTCCCATGGATAATATAAGATCAAGGAGCTGCAGAGGCTGGTGGCAGATGGAAGGGGCAATACAGATGAATTTGCTCCTTTTTAATTCACTGGAGGGGGAAAATCCTGTTGCTATTAATAGATGGAGGGAAAGGCTAGAAGATGCTTCCCATGGATCTTTGAGTTTGGGAGTTGAGGTTGTGCACAGAGTTGATCACAAGCAAATTCACAATGCTAGTGAAAGGTGTCAGATTGTAGTGCGGGAGCCTAACAGGTTCTGGTTATTCCTAGAATGCTGCACCATGCACAGCAGCTACAGAagcacttctcctccccccccacaaggACCTTCAGGTGTGCCCCGTCTGTGCCCCAGCCTGTTCACCCCTAAGCATGGGAGTGAGGGATCACCAGCCCCATCCTCCAAGCTCTTTACACACCTAATTcctgttaatttcagtgggagttagatgcctaatatTTTCGAGCACCTGGGCTCAGATCTGAAACAATATCCAACTGGTAAAAGGCTCCCGTTCCCATTCTCAGCCCCCTGCACAGGCAGTGGCCCTGTAGACTGGGCAGGAACCCGCCCGCATATGCAAACACATACATGCCCAGTGCCTATACTCACCCACAAAATGCTGCTCTCTATGGGTTTGAGAGATTTTAATCACCcgctgaatttttttgtttttccatgaCCTTATTACAAAAGATTTAGCAAAAATAATTCCACTTAGCTGCAGCTCGACCTGGAGACGCGGGATGTGTTGAGAGGGTGGGGACAGCGGTCAGAGGACacagggaaggagtggggagggataCACCGTACAGAGAGAGAGTTCCATATGGCACTGTCAGTAGGAGACACTTCCACGTGAGTGCCCGAGCTGTGTCTGGGGGAAGCACCAGCTCCGGGTACCTACAGTCCATGAAGGACATGGCATGGTGGCAGGAGAATGTATGAAACCAAAAGGGCTGCACAAACCCTAAAGTGCCTGATGTGGACATAATGGGAACCAGAGACTGTGGAGAGgggttcccagcccccctccaaGCGGCACTCCCTGGGATGTCTGAAGGTGGGATTGTTAATTCTTGTGTCATGTGACCCACACCCACCCAGGGGGGCTCTCTGTCACTCTCTGCTACAGCCCTTGAGCTAGCAGAGCTGGTCATTTAGCACAGGCCGTAAGATCTACAGGTCTCAAGTTGATCTCTGCTGCTTATGGCCTACCCCAGGGTAGCACCTTATACGCACAGGGAAGGTGACATTTCCTCCACATAACAGTCAATGGCTGATGAGCCTCCTGGCTGTGTGGCCCAAGCCCTTGTTCCACATTTCCCTGGTCCCTTACCCCAGCCTGGAGTAGGGAGCTACAGGGGTCTTTaaccccaccacctcctccataGGAAGGTAGCATCAACTGCCCGAattggagaaagagagagcacaATGGCTCCACCACAGAGCTCACTGGTGAAGACCTCAATGCACGCTCAGGTTGGCCGGAGAGCAGCAGTGCATCTTTCCCTTTGCCTCTCCCCCCGCTTGCACCAGGGACATCTCCGGATGCAAAGCAGCAGCACTTGTACTTGGGGCAGACAAGTGGCTGCACTGGGGTGTCTCCTGTCACTCTGTGTTGGGGAGGAGCTCAGACACCGATCTGGCTCTGGAACTCGGCACTCATTTCCTCCTCTGTGATGTTGGGGATGCCCAGCCTGGCCAGGGTTTCCTCACTGGGACCCTCATCCTGCAGGACATCGTTCAGCTCGGCTGAGAAGCAGGGATGCACCAGGTGGTCCCAGTACAAGCTCAGGGTGGACTGGTCCTGACGTTCCATCTCCTTCAGTTCGTACATCTCCTTAGCGCTGGCTGCTGGGGTCTGCACCTCAAATGTCTTCTCAAACCTGCTGTAGTCTACTCGAAAGGCTCCTTTCTCCAGGGTCATGCAGGGCTCGAACCGATATCCCCAAAGGATCTCGTCCTCTATGTAAGAGGTCCGGGCTTGACATGTCATTCCTACAGTGAGAGAGAAGCACATGCAGTCAGGACCATTAATTGGGCAGGTTGTATTGCAAAAGGGGATACAGAATGGATTCATGGGCAGAAGATAACTGCTGACTAATGGGGTCAGGAGGTAACTTTGCCTGGGGACAGGTCAACCCAtagctgcagggtttcttgcaccttcctctgagtcAGCTGGTACTGGTGAGTGTTAGACTCAGGATACGGGACTAGGttaaaccctggatctgaacaacCTGGCAATTCCCATGTGCCTGGTCAGCCGCTGAAGGGTAAGTCTCCTGTGCTGAATGGGTATTTGCGCAGTTACTGAGGCACGTGAAATGGATATTTAGGTTCAGACAAGCACAGTTGTGGGAGCCAGATAAATACCTGTATTAGAAAGGAGCAGACCGTGCTAATCTGGGCACCAAAACCAGGACATTTAACCTAGACTGGACAATATACTGATAAATATACAATAAGAACCCAGTCCTGTGCTGGTTCCCAGGGCTATGGACTAGATGAAACCAAATCTGTCTGTGATTCTAGGCCAGCAGGGCTCTCTTCTCAGCTCAAAGTTTGACCTATCCTAGGATTGCTGTCTGACTCACGTAGACTGACGGTAGCTATTTAGTTTTCCATATACATGTTTGTCTCCCCAATGTTTCACCATGAAACAAGGCTAGAAAGAACTCTATCTGGAGGCTAGACTGTAGGGAACAATTGTGCACTGGTCCCTGGTAGCGACTAGATCAGTTACACACTGGGAGGAGCTTTGGGGAATGCCTGATCAATACTGTGTCTCCAGATTGCAAGGGGTGATTTCCCTGCCCCTGATAGAGGTAGCAAGGAACTAGGTCTGCAAATGGTTCTATTGTCCCTGCTAGAGAAGATTCATCCCGGGGCCTCAAAATAATACTTGTGAAGCACCAATATTTTTGCCTTTGGAATGGGCCAAACTGCTTTATAAGGCAGCAGGTTTTCCCAAACTTGCCCTCTGGGGGAGGAGACACCCAGGTCCCTCAACCGCCCCATCCCCATCTTGCACAAGTTTGAACACTGGATGGGAACTGGCAGCTCATGTTTTTAAATCACCATTTTTCTGACTCtaggaaagccaaagcccaagagcTAAagaccagcagagggagcccaaaTCCGCTGACAATCTATTCGGGAGCAATGAAGGATAGTACAGCGAGGGCAGCAGAGTGAGATTGAGAAAGGGTGTGTGCTCCATGAGaagtgtgtgcatgtgagagagagagagagtgggaagaggtggagaactGATAAAGAAcaaaaagcaagggtttttaaaagggatggggggaggggaaatgaagcTTAACccatcaaaatgaaaatttcatatCAAGCAGCTGGGTACCATGGCATTAAATCATCCATCCACAAACCTGTAATTAACACAATTCCAATGTCACCAATCCCAAGTCAGCCCCTTCTtctcccctcgcccccccagaaaagaaaaaaagaacacgAGATGGGCTTAAAaataaagagatttttaaaaataaccaattTCTGGATTGTTCAAGTTGTCTTCTGGGTATGGAATCTCTAGGGTGCAcaatttcaagcttttctccacaaccatgagggctaaaaaAGTGGGTGTTTATACAAacagaagctgagattctcatgtcaTCTCATGATTCCAATCTGGGGCTTTAAGAATtgtcttcccacccctccccaaaaaaatcatgagagttggcaacaacTGTAACAGTTTTTTCCAGTGAAGAGAGACAGGTGGGGAAGTTGGTGGTCTTCATTGAATGGTACTAGTCTCTTCGACATGCATGTTAAGTGTTTGGGGGATATTTTCTCCCTCCAGTAGCTTCCTACCATTTTTAAGTGAATGTCATGCTAGTGAAAAGGGCCAGAGTGACCCCTCTGGGTCCTTGGGGAATCCACAGCAGGCTTCCTCCACGTCAGCTCAACACTGGGCTACAGTCCCGAGCTGGAGGGACCTCGTtaaatggggagaagggagtttAGTCTCCATGGTCCACAGCATTtttgctgagactgccagcaaggAGGTCAGTCAGTACCAGCTGCAATGATGGTTTCTGAAatgtagctctctctctctctccactgatAAAGGGACTGTGCCACCCCTGGGTCACCTCATGGCCTCCCAGTAACCAACCATTCGATGGCAATGACCTTTGGTCACTCACTTGTGCCCAATTCATGCCAGTGACCTCCAGGGGAAAGGTTCAGTCCTGGTCCCCTGAGCCATCTGGCTGATGAGCATGTTCTGACTCATTCTTTGTCTGCCAATGTAGCATCCTGAAAAGACGCCGCGGGTTGACTGGGCCATGGATTGTGAACTCCCTTCACACCCCTAACAGTCAGGGCTGAGGGATGTTACACCAGCAGCCAATACAGTAagtggggctcagagcagggttaCCTGACAGGCTGCTGAAAATGGCTGCAGTGTACAGGTGGTAGCCCAGAGGCAATTTTCTTGCTAACACTGTGTAGGATTTAGAGCTGCGTGACATATTTTGACCgaaatattttttccagtgggaaaaaaaaaggttgattTGGTGAAACAAATGTTTTGTAGATTCGTGTCCGTTTCGCTAAATTGTTCATTCTGAAAataaccccccaaaaaacattcaggaaaaaaaaaatcaatgtttggttttgacattttcaaaatgaaacatctcccagcttttcaattaaaaggaaatgtcaaaacaaaaagttgctttgaatttatttttgtttaaaaaaaattaaaacatttaaacatgCTCAGAATCAAACAGACATTTACTGGTGGGTCAAATGTTTGACCCGAAATGATTTTTAATTCTTTGAATCATTGAACGTTTTTTAAAGGTTAATTTTTGGGCTGACCTGAAATGATTTGTTTCACCTTTTCAAAACTGTCAGTGAACCAAAATATCTGGTTTTTGCCCAGCTCCACCTAGAAGCGAATGGGCATTTCCTGCAGTACCACCTGCACCATCTCTTTTCAGGACAGCCTGTATCCCAACTACTCTTTTCCCACTCTCCCGGGATGGTGCCAAGGCTCAGTGTAACGTGTGGGATCCAAGTCCGCCCACCTGCCCTGTGTGAGCGGGAGAAGCCGTTGATGCCAACGGCTGCCTGGGTGGTTGGTTTTGCATGTCTTTCAAACACACAAAATCCATGAGTCAGCTCAGTATGTTAAGCAACTGTTTAGGGGAACGCAGGGATGGAGATAACCAAGCCAAGTTCGTGTCATGCCGCATCCCACCTCACTGCAGCAGGGGGACAGACCAGCTAGGCTGGTACCCCACACCCTCCACCTCAGTACAACAGACCAAGAGAGCAACGAGTGTGGGATCTAATCTGTGGGACTAGGTCAGGTGACTGGGCCATTTAGTCTGATATGGCACCTCCTGTTGGAGCAGATCACACTGCCGGGCCCtctagccccctgccccgccagcTGTCTCTCTGAGCAAGACACCAATGTCCTGCTGCCCCAGATCACAGCAACGGGTTAATAATACTCATCACCTCCCAGCTCTCCATCTTCAACACACTTGCAGACCCTACTGACATCTCCCCCCCAACCCagtctgtgaggcagggaagtctCATTGTCCTgagcagggagctcaggaggAGAGATTCAGAGACTTGCCTGAGGACACGGAGGGAGGGAGTATTAGAACGGAGTGTCCTGCCAGTGCTGCACCCTGACTCCTGTGGCGGCCATTACCTGATAGTTTGGGAAAGGAAGGAAACCCAATCACAGCGCCCCTGGGTCTAGTAATATGGAGCAGCCCCTAAGCGGGGTGAGGATAACACCTTCCCAAGCCCACCAGGGGTCTGCGTACCCTCCTCAGCACCCACCTGTGGCTTCCACGATGCCCTCCAGGATCACAATGATCTCAAACTGCTCCCTCTTCAGCGACTCTGCTGTCATTTCCCAGAAGGGGCTGTGGTCATTGATGACATGGCAGATGATCTGCGGCTCCACCAAGAAGAGCCTGTCCTCCCCTGTGTCATAGCCCAGGTTCAGCTCCGACTGCTCCAAGGGGATGAACTCCCCTTCCTTGGTTTGTCTGGATTTGATCAGTTTGGCCCTTATTTTCGCATCCACCATGTGGCTGTCCCGGAGGTCGCCGATGCGGAACATCAGGCAGAGTTTCTCATCCCGGTGGGAGACAACGCACTTCTTGCTGAATATTAAGGTCTGGGCGCGCTTCTTGGGCCTGGAGATCTTGACGAACATGCATCCCACCATGAGGGCATCTATCATGGACCCAACGATGGACTGGGCCATCAGCAAAATGACGCCCTCAGTGCAATCGGCTGTCACAATCCGGGAGCCATAACCAATGGTCCTTTGACTTTCCACGGAGAAAAGTAAGGCAGATATGAAATTGTCCACATTCTCGATGCAAGGCTTCCACTCCGGGTCTCCTATGTGGTTGATGTCATCCCTAATCCAGGCATCGAAGAAGTAGATGATGCCAAAGACCACCCAGGTGACGATGTAGCACATCATGAAGACAAAAAGGAACCAGCGGTACTTGAGGTCCACAATGGTGGTGAAAATGTCCGACAGGAACCTCTTCTTTTCCTGGATGCGGCCCAGATTCACCTGGCACTTGCCCATTTTGGTCACATAGCGCTGCCGCTGCTGCTTGTTGGCGGAGCTGAACTGCCGATCGTCGTCCATGAGCTTGCAGCGCCGGTTCTGAGGTTTCTCTGAGGGGGTCACGGAGACAATGCTCCGGGTGGGCGTTTTTTTCCGTGCTGAGTTGGGGATGTTGGGCACACTGAGAGCATGCCGTGGGTACCACCGGGTGTTGATGTCCCGGAGTGGAGGCAGGGGATCATTGCGCGATGCCCGGCGGTACTTGGGCAAATCTTCAGTGTTGATGGAGACGCTGGGCCGGTGCTTTATGGGTACCACCGCACCTGTGCTGGTCTGCTCCACCATACTGAGTCTCCTCTGAAGGACTGATCTGTCATTGGGGATGTTTGAGCCACAGGAGTGGGGCACAAAGTTTGACATCGGGGCATTTTTCTTTTCAGCCGCAGGGTCTGTTTGCTGTTGGCTCTCTGCTGATAGGCCCATGGGGATGACCATCATTTCAGGCTGCAAGGGGAAAAGAACCAATCAAGAGAAATGCACCTGTTTTCCCTCCCATCCTtagtctgtctggtctatttaaaCCTTAAGCTCTTCATGTGTATggtacagcacaatggggccccaatcacAGCTGGGCCACTAGGTGGTactttaaacacacacaattattAATACACGTCTATCCCGAtctaacgcaacctgatataacacagtaaagcagcgctccagggggacagggctgcgcactacggcggatcaaagcaagtttgatataacgcggcttcacctataacgcggtaagattttttggctcccgaggacagcgttatatcggggtagaggtgtactgataGCAGACTGAGTCCCCAGCCCTCACCATGAGAGAGTTAAATAAAAGCCTCATCTCTGTGATAAAGCCTTTCCCACCCCAGTAGCAGCATCTGTGCAGGAACAACCAATGACTGAGGAGACTAGAGGGATGGGAAGTAGGAAGCAAGAGGTAAagaaggaaggagggaaaacTTCAAAAAACAACACTTAGATACCTCTTAGCTGATCTATACATGTCCAGGATAGCATTAATGGGTATTATACATATGGTATCAATACCATATACATTAGATAGATACGTTAGACAGATTTAAGAGTTGAGAAGTTACGTTAGCTGAATCTATTATTCTCTCTCTACAGTTCTGTTCACCCATGATGTCAGGTATCCCACAgcactttgcaaagctgaagtcagtTTTGGCATTAGAAAATAGGAAGCCTGTCAAGGCCAAGACACATGAATAGTATGTCCTAGCACAGGTTGGGAGTACCTCTGCACCCAATTGGTTTCCaaggatcatatgaactggaaccataaactccctgaacattaaatctcaccaaatgagggtcaatccatcctcatcatcatatccactcattataatccacacccgaacatagccactttatgaacttcataccctcatatctcaatgtctgtacttttacccccaatcggggatattgcagattatgtattcctcatgccaccttatcttaaaccaaactctgcaccctcgataatctgtatgttattccatGATAACCAGAAACATCTATGCTCAAACTCtcttcactattttttttaacatcttaataaaatttttaaatctgttccaaAGCAGAGATAAGAAAAGTGCAGAacaaaagaacaagttaaggaagTGTTGCCACCTggtgggttggattttagtgatggGTAGAAAATGGTGTAACTTGAAAAATCATACTGTAGATACTACTAGCTGAAATACCTATCTTTGAAGCACATCTTTTGCAAGATAAGAATTGCTTTCTGGAAGGAGGGTATGTATGTCTCCTTGTCACATTGTACTGCGTTGTCTCTAGCCAAGAAATGTGGCTATTTTGGTCCCTTGAACATTTTTAAGAATGAACTGCAAGTGTAGTCAAACAATTGGCTCCACCTTTTAGTCAATATACCATGGTCCTGGCTGCAGCCGATATTATTTGTATAGCGCCTTTCAGCCAAAGGGCTTTGCAAACACATGTACCTATCTAGCattgctgaaatgcagcccccGTTTGGGAGCAACACGGCGGCTGttttccagctgcccagcagcaCAGGACAGGAAGTACAGAAGAAGAATCCTGGATCTATTTGACACTGGGCTGGAGGTTGGGGGTAAAGCGAGCGAGGCAGAATGAAATCACCCATGATTGGCGCTAACACACCCCTCAGGTGTGTCAAGAACCTCTCAGCTAAAGGAGCTGGGGAGAACATtgtccccagctgggctgggctgtcccATTGTCTACCTTCCTAGCTATGTGGGTACAAGAGTGAGCAGGACTCAGCAGGATTGTTgtgggagatggggtggggcaggatttCTTCGTTGCTTGCATCAGGCTGGGCTGCATGTCAAACGGAGGTGCCCAGCCTCGCCATGTCCTTTAATGATGGGAGCAGCCTTACCTTCTGAGGGAAGGCGCCGTATCTGCTGGTGTCCGTCGGGGGCCGGGGCAGGTAGGCAAGCATGTGCTTGGCGGTGGGAGTCTGCACGGGGGGGATGGAGTTCCTCCGGCTCCGAGGCTCCTCGTACTTCAGCCGGCAGCCGCCGATGTTGTTGCGGACACAGAGCCCGTtgtcctgctgcagctccatgctgctgctggcgaTGGGCAGCACCATGGCTGATCGGGGGCCGGGGCGCTACCCCAGGGCTTTGCACCTTCTCCGGTGGGGAGTCCTGCTGGGTGAGAACATAAAGAGGGGGGTGATTTTAATGAGTGAGTGGGCAAGTTCAGTACCAAAAGCCAGCTCACTGTCAATGGGGCTGGGGTCCTCATTCCAGACAGTAGTACATGTACCCCGTTCAGATTCAGGGTAGAGGGGAGCCAGCCTGGCTTGGCAGAGCCCAGGTGCTCACCTCTGAGCATGGCTTAGTGCTGCAGACACACCCCTGTCCCGCTGACCGGAGCTGGGTGCACTGGGGGGATATAACAAAGGCTGTCCTCGGTCCCTTGAGGCAGCCTGCTCTCAGACAGACTCCAGAGAAGCCCCTGAACTTGCAGAGGCTGAATAGAGTCTGAACCCAGCATTCCTGAGCTGGGGGGAAGTTCAGCTGACCTGTCTGTCTCTAGCTAGCTGCTTCTGTTGCCCTTGTCACTGCAATATTTAAGTGCCCCACAGATATCAATGGGTTTATCCTTGCATCCCCCCTGCAAGAGAGGGAAggatcattgtccccattttgcagatatggaactgaggtccagagagaataaatgatttgcccaaggtcacacagggagtgtgtggcagagctgggacatgAATCCATGTCTTCTGTGTCCCAGTCACTTGTTCCAATTGCTAGACCACAGTCTCTTGATCTGGAAATTGCTGAATATCTCCTGATAATCACTACAAGAGACGGAAGCATGGGTGCCCTG harbors:
- the LOC101940098 gene encoding G protein-activated inward rectifier potassium channel 4-like — protein: MVLPIASSSMELQQDNGLCVRNNIGGCRLKYEEPRSRRNSIPPVQTPTAKHMLAYLPRPPTDTSRYGAFPQKPEMMVIPMGLSAESQQQTDPAAEKKNAPMSNFVPHSCGSNIPNDRSVLQRRLSMVEQTSTGAVVPIKHRPSVSINTEDLPKYRRASRNDPLPPLRDINTRWYPRHALSVPNIPNSARKKTPTRSIVSVTPSEKPQNRRCKLMDDDRQFSSANKQQRQRYVTKMGKCQVNLGRIQEKKRFLSDIFTTIVDLKYRWFLFVFMMCYIVTWVVFGIIYFFDAWIRDDINHIGDPEWKPCIENVDNFISALLFSVESQRTIGYGSRIVTADCTEGVILLMAQSIVGSMIDALMVGCMFVKISRPKKRAQTLIFSKKCVVSHRDEKLCLMFRIGDLRDSHMVDAKIRAKLIKSRQTKEGEFIPLEQSELNLGYDTGEDRLFLVEPQIICHVINDHSPFWEMTAESLKREQFEIIVILEGIVEATGMTCQARTSYIEDEILWGYRFEPCMTLEKGAFRVDYSRFEKTFEVQTPAASAKEMYELKEMERQDQSTLSLYWDHLVHPCFSAELNDVLQDEGPSEETLARLGIPNITEEEMSAEFQSQIGV